A single Crateriforma conspicua DNA region contains:
- a CDS encoding arylsulfatase yields MNRIIPHLATVLLMAYPIAAAPLHATANEAKPNVIVIMTDDQGYGEFSCHGNPIVQTTNIDKLASQSIRLTDFHVAPMCTPTRGQLMTGLDAFRNAAINVSSGRTLLRHDAKTIADVFGNAGYRTGIFGKWHLGDNYPFRPEDRGFDEAVWFPSSHINSVPDYWDNDYFDDVYIHNGKRERYNGYCTDVFFDEAQKWIGQDADQPFFAYIATNAAHWPWFVPDQYRQPIRDAIGQHPEVVDHLSETKIESLVSFLAMGANIDDNVGGLDRFLTEKGLLENTIIVFLTDNGSTMGPDYFNAGMRGKKTQLWEGGHRVPCFIRWPAGPIANPKDVDELCQVQDLLPTLADLAGIANVPDELDGISLAPLIRGQRESLDDRMLVINYSRMPTFKVGFTKGNPAVPQKNGAGVLWKQWRLLENRQLYNIDNDPHQDHNVAAQHPKVVAKMRSHLDQWWDGVKDDVNTPQRVVIGSDQENPMLLTACEWLDVFVDQQIQVRHAVLKDGVWHLNVAQAGTYELELRRWPRESKFRLQAAVPETPVTDGVYVAGKSLPIHSARLRIADTETKLMPDDDGQSFTTSVQLNEGPLELQATLLDAQGDPICGAYYVYVNRRTP; encoded by the coding sequence ATGAATCGAATCATTCCGCACCTGGCAACCGTGCTGTTGATGGCGTACCCGATCGCCGCCGCCCCTTTGCATGCCACGGCGAACGAAGCCAAACCCAACGTGATCGTCATCATGACCGACGACCAGGGTTATGGTGAATTTTCGTGCCATGGAAACCCCATCGTTCAAACCACCAACATCGACAAGTTGGCATCACAAAGCATTCGCTTGACCGACTTTCATGTCGCCCCGATGTGCACGCCGACTCGTGGGCAATTGATGACGGGCTTGGACGCATTTCGCAACGCGGCGATCAACGTCAGCAGTGGACGCACCCTGCTGCGACACGATGCCAAAACCATCGCCGACGTGTTTGGCAACGCCGGATACCGGACTGGTATCTTTGGCAAGTGGCACCTGGGCGACAACTATCCGTTCCGCCCCGAAGACCGCGGGTTTGATGAAGCCGTTTGGTTTCCGTCGTCACACATCAACAGTGTCCCCGATTACTGGGACAATGATTACTTCGATGACGTCTATATCCACAATGGAAAGCGTGAACGTTACAACGGTTACTGCACCGACGTGTTCTTTGATGAAGCCCAGAAGTGGATCGGCCAAGACGCCGATCAACCGTTCTTCGCCTACATCGCGACCAACGCGGCTCACTGGCCCTGGTTCGTTCCTGATCAGTATCGCCAACCGATTCGCGACGCGATCGGACAGCATCCTGAAGTCGTCGACCATTTGTCGGAAACCAAGATTGAATCGCTGGTCAGCTTTCTGGCGATGGGCGCCAACATCGATGACAACGTTGGCGGTTTGGACCGGTTCCTGACGGAAAAAGGACTATTGGAAAACACGATCATTGTTTTTCTGACGGACAACGGCAGCACGATGGGGCCGGACTATTTCAATGCCGGTATGCGTGGCAAGAAAACACAACTGTGGGAAGGCGGCCACCGTGTGCCTTGCTTCATCCGCTGGCCCGCTGGCCCGATCGCAAACCCCAAGGACGTCGACGAACTTTGTCAGGTGCAAGACCTGCTGCCCACGCTGGCGGACTTGGCCGGTATCGCCAACGTTCCCGACGAATTGGACGGCATCAGTTTGGCGCCGCTGATTCGCGGCCAGCGTGAATCATTGGACGACCGCATGCTGGTGATCAACTACAGTCGAATGCCGACGTTCAAGGTCGGATTCACCAAAGGCAATCCGGCGGTGCCGCAAAAGAATGGTGCCGGTGTGCTGTGGAAACAGTGGCGTTTGCTGGAAAACCGACAGCTTTACAACATCGACAACGATCCCCACCAAGATCACAACGTCGCCGCCCAGCACCCGAAAGTGGTTGCAAAGATGCGGTCACATCTGGATCAGTGGTGGGATGGCGTGAAAGATGATGTCAACACACCGCAGCGTGTCGTGATCGGCAGCGACCAGGAAAACCCGATGTTGCTGACCGCCTGTGAATGGCTGGACGTTTTTGTCGATCAGCAAATTCAGGTCCGTCATGCGGTGCTGAAAGATGGCGTCTGGCATCTGAACGTCGCCCAAGCGGGCACCTATGAATTGGAATTGCGACGTTGGCCACGTGAATCCAAGTTCCGCTTGCAAGCCGCTGTGCCGGAAACCCCGGTCACCGATGGCGTTTATGTGGCGGGCAAATCGTTACCGATCCATTCGGCGCGTCTGCGAATCGCAGACACTGAAACCAAACTGATGCCCGACGACGACGGCCAATCGTTTACAACCAGTGTCCAGTTGAACGAGGGCCCGCTTGAACTGCAGGCGACTCTATTGGACGCCCAAGGCGATCCCATCTGCGGTGCCTATTACGTTTACGTCAATCGTCGGACACCCTAG
- a CDS encoding uroporphyrinogen decarboxylase family protein, with the protein MELTSRQRIQNSIRGQATDCVAVGPYMYDVAVAFSGVVLRDFYTDADVMTKAQLALHEALDQDVIAVGADNCYIAEGFGCKTTRERDELPAITESPAKALDEVFKIEPLDPYRDGRMPVMIDAIKQVRAAVGDSVAIRSPGTGPFALASYLIGSQTWLYEVGMLEAGLTEGTEDAIRHALEVAAESLIRFGKACWDAGADIIHCGDSLASCDMISPSTYERFALPYEQKVFQAWRDHGITGSLLHICGDSTRVLDMYAKSGAAIVEVDNMVDLSVAKQILGDRVALMGNVHTINDLLQGTPESVEEASRRCIENVGGGNHFILGSGCIVPRDTPIENLQAMVRIARSIHPTAGETTPA; encoded by the coding sequence ATGGAATTGACGTCACGTCAGCGAATCCAAAATTCGATTCGTGGCCAGGCAACCGATTGCGTTGCCGTTGGCCCCTACATGTACGACGTTGCGGTCGCTTTTTCGGGCGTTGTGTTACGCGATTTTTACACCGACGCCGATGTGATGACCAAAGCGCAATTGGCTTTGCACGAAGCGTTGGATCAAGATGTGATCGCGGTCGGCGCGGACAACTGCTACATCGCCGAGGGCTTTGGTTGCAAGACCACGCGAGAACGCGATGAACTGCCGGCGATCACCGAATCGCCTGCTAAGGCGCTGGACGAAGTGTTCAAGATCGAACCGCTGGATCCGTATCGGGACGGCCGGATGCCGGTCATGATCGACGCCATCAAACAAGTTCGCGCCGCGGTGGGCGATTCCGTGGCAATCCGATCACCGGGAACCGGACCATTTGCGTTGGCTTCGTATCTGATCGGATCACAGACTTGGCTGTATGAAGTCGGCATGCTGGAAGCCGGTTTGACCGAGGGAACCGAAGACGCGATACGCCACGCGCTGGAGGTGGCTGCTGAATCACTGATTCGGTTCGGCAAAGCATGCTGGGACGCCGGTGCCGACATCATTCACTGCGGTGATTCGCTGGCGTCATGCGACATGATTTCGCCATCAACTTACGAAAGGTTTGCGCTGCCGTATGAGCAAAAGGTCTTCCAAGCCTGGCGGGATCATGGCATCACGGGAAGCCTGCTTCACATTTGTGGTGACAGCACGCGAGTGCTGGACATGTACGCCAAGTCGGGTGCCGCGATCGTGGAAGTCGACAACATGGTGGATCTGTCCGTCGCCAAACAGATCCTCGGCGACCGAGTCGCGTTGATGGGCAACGTGCACACGATCAATGATTTATTGCAGGGCACACCGGAAAGCGTTGAAGAAGCATCCCGACGATGCATCGAAAACGTCGGCGGGGGCAATCATTTCATCTTGGGATCCGGATGCATCGTTCCCCGCGACACGCCGATTGAAAACTTACAAGCGATGGTCCGCATCGCTCGCAGCATCCATCCGACCGCCGGCGAAACTACGCCGGCGTGA
- a CDS encoding ABC transporter permease, giving the protein MMPKHVRNVLVQYGGLLAVLAVIVAVFSFQSQNFFQHSTLVSIANQIPDLTFIAVGMTLVLIVGGIDLSVGSLLALSSAVLGSLMVDHDWSLGTAAVLCLATGAACGLVNGAIAIGFRIPSFIVTLGMLEMARGATKVVTDSQTKYIGSAVEAIGQPLPGLLLSPAFLAALACVTAGQFLLTRTVFGRYCVAIGTNEEAVRMSGIRTAPYAMTVFVISGLMCGMAALAQTSRLSSADPNAAIGIELSAIAACVIGGTSLMGGRGSVISSFIGVLIIAVLQTGLAQIGVSDANKQIITGAVIVIAVLLDALRSRWDPTRP; this is encoded by the coding sequence ATGATGCCGAAACACGTTCGCAATGTGCTGGTCCAGTACGGTGGTCTGTTGGCCGTCTTGGCGGTGATCGTCGCGGTGTTCAGCTTTCAAAGCCAGAATTTTTTCCAGCATTCCACGTTGGTTTCCATCGCCAACCAGATCCCCGATCTGACCTTCATTGCGGTCGGCATGACGCTGGTGCTGATTGTGGGCGGAATCGATTTGTCGGTCGGTTCTTTGCTGGCACTTTCATCGGCGGTCTTGGGTTCGCTGATGGTTGACCATGATTGGTCTTTGGGAACCGCCGCCGTGCTGTGCTTGGCCACCGGCGCCGCTTGTGGACTGGTCAACGGCGCGATCGCGATTGGTTTTCGGATCCCATCGTTCATCGTCACGCTCGGGATGTTGGAAATGGCTCGCGGGGCGACCAAAGTGGTGACCGATTCGCAAACGAAATATATCGGATCAGCCGTGGAAGCCATCGGACAACCGTTGCCAGGCCTGTTGCTGTCGCCTGCATTCCTGGCCGCACTGGCTTGCGTCACCGCGGGACAATTCTTGCTGACCCGAACGGTTTTCGGTCGGTATTGCGTGGCGATCGGCACCAATGAAGAAGCCGTGCGAATGTCGGGCATCCGCACCGCACCGTATGCGATGACCGTCTTCGTCATCAGCGGGCTGATGTGCGGCATGGCGGCGCTCGCCCAAACATCACGTCTGTCGTCGGCCGACCCCAACGCCGCGATCGGTATCGAGTTATCCGCCATCGCCGCATGCGTCATCGGAGGCACCAGTTTAATGGGCGGTCGCGGCAGCGTGATCAGTTCATTCATTGGGGTGCTGATCATCGCTGTTTTGCAAACGGGGCTGGCACAGATCGGCGTCTCTGATGCCAACAAACAAATCATCACCGGTGCCGTCATCGTCATCGCTGTCCTGTTGGATGCCCTGCGTTCGCGGTGGGACCCGACCCGACCATAA
- a CDS encoding winged helix-turn-helix transcriptional regulator, producing the protein MDTNGKSRHSSYVLPACPVEATLELIGGKWKGIVLFYLLDGRLRFSELKRKIGCVTQRMLTKQLRELEDVGLINRIVYAEVPPRVEYELTEEGKSLEPILYALKAWGEAHALPLLKNRELAIAEEDGGGR; encoded by the coding sequence ATGGATACTAATGGGAAATCGCGGCACTCCAGCTATGTGTTGCCGGCCTGTCCAGTTGAAGCAACGCTGGAATTGATCGGCGGCAAGTGGAAAGGGATCGTGCTTTTCTACTTGCTGGACGGTCGCCTGCGGTTCAGTGAACTGAAACGCAAAATCGGCTGCGTGACCCAACGCATGCTGACGAAACAGCTTCGCGAATTGGAAGACGTCGGCTTGATCAACCGCATCGTGTACGCGGAAGTCCCGCCGCGCGTGGAATATGAATTGACCGAGGAAGGAAAGTCACTGGAGCCAATCCTGTACGCCTTGAAGGCTTGGGGCGAAGCCCACGCATTGCCGCTGTTAAAGAATCGGGAATTGGCAATCGCCGAAGAAGATGGGGGCGGGCGATGA
- a CDS encoding serine hydrolase domain-containing protein — protein sequence MNRLLLFVVPYASLVLLSNSAVAAEPLKPGIVALTDISTSETDDLGIESGIASTEQRSALKTHHSAATSDQGLDVRYIQTQSRDAEPLIDSDAKVRIDKALQSLVDAGSIAGVSALIYENGGEAYFNTFGMADTLHDRPMARDTIVQIFSMTKPVTGVALMQLYEEGRFQLDDPVAKFLPDFADLKVATGTDDNGDLILQSPKRPMTIRDLTRHTSGLANGNGLPMVGPLLEKADPFHRDHTLADVAQKFSEIPLWFHPGQKWAYGPSVDIQARLVEQLSGMAFEDYLRQHILDPLKMDQTRYRVPKADQHRMAAVYLRDNTTGKLTRQSDEEAFLFNTQPWALTPGGWGLTATIDDYMRFARMLQNEGELAGVRILKPETVRLMATDQLPDDVDDKSWLPGKGQVGFGIDFAVRVRPPASAEENFGVVGEFFWDGAASTLFWVDPVNDLTAVLFVQLRPFDQVGLHKAFRDAVYGANEQAELH from the coding sequence ATGAACCGTCTCCTTCTTTTCGTCGTTCCATATGCGTCGCTCGTTCTGCTTTCGAATTCCGCTGTGGCCGCGGAACCACTGAAACCTGGAATCGTCGCACTGACAGATATTTCCACCTCGGAAACCGATGATTTGGGAATCGAGTCAGGCATTGCTTCGACCGAGCAAAGGAGTGCTTTGAAAACGCACCATAGTGCGGCGACATCGGATCAGGGACTGGATGTCAGGTACATCCAAACTCAGTCACGCGACGCCGAGCCTTTGATTGATTCGGACGCCAAAGTTCGGATCGATAAGGCCTTGCAATCGCTGGTGGATGCGGGAAGCATCGCAGGGGTTTCTGCGTTGATCTATGAGAATGGTGGGGAGGCCTACTTCAACACATTCGGCATGGCGGACACGCTTCACGATCGCCCGATGGCACGGGACACCATCGTTCAAATCTTCTCCATGACCAAACCGGTGACCGGTGTCGCCCTGATGCAACTGTATGAAGAAGGCCGATTTCAACTGGATGATCCGGTCGCCAAGTTCCTGCCCGATTTTGCCGACTTGAAAGTTGCCACGGGAACGGACGACAACGGTGATCTGATCCTTCAGTCCCCCAAGCGTCCGATGACGATTCGCGATCTGACCCGTCACACATCGGGGCTTGCCAACGGAAACGGATTGCCGATGGTCGGTCCGTTGCTGGAGAAGGCGGATCCGTTTCATCGTGACCACACGTTGGCAGACGTCGCTCAGAAGTTCAGTGAGATCCCGCTGTGGTTTCACCCCGGACAGAAATGGGCGTACGGTCCATCGGTCGACATCCAAGCACGCTTGGTCGAACAATTGTCGGGAATGGCGTTTGAAGATTACCTACGGCAACACATTCTTGATCCGTTGAAAATGGATCAGACACGCTATCGCGTCCCCAAGGCCGACCAACATCGCATGGCGGCGGTCTATCTACGTGACAATACGACGGGCAAATTGACCCGCCAAAGTGATGAAGAAGCGTTTTTGTTCAATACGCAGCCCTGGGCGTTGACGCCGGGCGGTTGGGGGCTGACGGCGACCATCGATGACTACATGCGATTCGCACGGATGCTGCAGAACGAGGGTGAACTGGCCGGCGTTCGAATCCTGAAGCCTGAAACCGTGCGTTTGATGGCAACGGATCAATTGCCCGACGACGTTGACGACAAGTCTTGGTTGCCGGGAAAGGGACAAGTGGGCTTTGGGATCGATTTCGCCGTTCGTGTTCGTCCACCGGCATCCGCGGAGGAGAATTTTGGCGTCGTGGGTGAATTCTTTTGGGACGGTGCGGCCAGCACTTTGTTTTGGGTGGATCCGGTCAACGATCTAACCGCCGTCCTATTCGTGCAACTACGTCCGTTTGACCAAGTGGGACTGCATAAAGCGTTTCGCGACGCGGTTTATGGTGCCAACGAACAAGCCGAACTTCACTAG
- a CDS encoding transposase produces MHDPIAFFLTIATYGTWLPGDKRGWVEYQLGWKLPCRPLELEARARMTEQACILSLTQRKSVESQIAETCEYRKWTLHAKNCRSNHLHVVVGAFKTAPKKVRQDLKAWCTRRLSQGTDDRRENWWAERGSIRWVFTEEELERVIEYVNDAQDSKHLEK; encoded by the coding sequence ATGCACGATCCGATTGCATTCTTCCTGACGATCGCGACCTACGGCACTTGGCTGCCGGGCGACAAGCGAGGGTGGGTTGAGTATCAACTGGGATGGAAACTGCCTTGCCGACCGTTGGAACTTGAAGCTCGCGCACGGATGACGGAGCAAGCTTGTATTCTCAGCTTAACGCAGCGCAAATCGGTCGAGTCCCAGATCGCGGAAACATGCGAATACCGCAAGTGGACACTGCATGCAAAGAACTGCAGATCCAACCATCTGCATGTTGTCGTCGGTGCATTCAAAACGGCACCAAAGAAGGTGCGACAGGACTTAAAAGCGTGGTGCACAAGACGCTTGAGCCAGGGGACGGATGATCGCCGTGAAAACTGGTGGGCTGAACGAGGAAGCATCCGTTGGGTTTTCACCGAAGAGGAGTTGGAGCGAGTGATTGAATACGTCAATGATGCTCAAGACAGCAAGCATCTCGAAAAATGA
- a CDS encoding sugar ABC transporter ATP-binding protein yields MTSSPDLFTARGLCKRYGRVTVLKDCDVAIRGGEIHALLGANGAGKSTLVRMMAGLLEPTAGSMQLDSNDYAPNSKRDAEIAGVEIVQQELNLIATLSVAENLMLARLPSIGGVIRRGPLKDRSRAALDRVGLNDVPVDTPVAKLGVGKQQMVEIAAALDRKCRILILDEPTAALSAAESATLFRWLNKLRDAGVGIVYISHRLDEVAQLADRITVLRDGQKIGTFDATECSTDRMVELMSGDGGSDDSALHPSRRQVDTVLRVDALTGGLVDRVSFNVNRGERLGIAGLVGSGRTELLRLIFGADVATSGNVYLRDDATAYRFRHPRQAVAAGIAMVTEDRKDNGLLLSKSIQFNTTLASLRHRFATTGMVRGRIERSATQTQCDQLDIRCHTIDQSVGTLSGGNQQKVAIAKWLVRDADVFLFDEPTRGIDVAARRRIYRLIDTLAKDGKGVVIVSSDLEELLETCDRIAVMSAGRLMETFERNDWSHDQIMQAAFSGYRNQEAGA; encoded by the coding sequence ATGACGTCTTCGCCGGACTTGTTCACAGCCCGGGGGCTGTGCAAACGCTACGGCCGCGTGACCGTCCTAAAAGACTGTGATGTCGCGATTCGCGGGGGTGAAATCCATGCGTTGCTGGGCGCCAACGGCGCGGGCAAAAGCACACTGGTGCGAATGATGGCAGGGCTGTTGGAACCCACCGCCGGCAGCATGCAACTGGATTCGAACGACTACGCCCCCAACAGCAAACGCGACGCGGAAATTGCCGGCGTCGAAATCGTCCAACAAGAATTGAACCTGATCGCGACCCTTTCGGTCGCCGAAAACTTGATGCTGGCACGTCTGCCGTCGATCGGTGGTGTGATCCGGCGTGGACCGTTGAAGGATCGTTCCAGGGCGGCACTGGATCGCGTCGGCTTGAACGATGTTCCAGTGGACACACCGGTCGCGAAGCTGGGGGTCGGCAAACAACAAATGGTGGAGATCGCCGCGGCGCTGGATCGCAAGTGTCGCATCTTGATCTTGGACGAACCGACCGCTGCGTTAAGTGCCGCTGAATCGGCAACCTTGTTTCGATGGCTGAACAAACTGCGTGACGCAGGCGTGGGCATCGTTTATATCAGCCACCGTTTGGACGAAGTCGCGCAACTTGCCGACCGGATCACCGTGCTGCGTGACGGCCAAAAAATCGGCACCTTCGACGCGACGGAATGTTCGACCGATCGCATGGTGGAATTGATGAGCGGCGATGGCGGCTCGGACGATTCCGCCTTGCATCCGTCACGACGACAAGTCGACACGGTGCTGCGTGTCGATGCATTGACCGGCGGCCTCGTCGATCGCGTTTCCTTCAATGTCAACCGTGGCGAACGTTTGGGGATCGCCGGGCTGGTCGGTTCAGGTCGAACGGAACTTTTGCGGTTGATCTTCGGTGCCGATGTCGCCACGTCGGGCAACGTCTACTTGCGTGATGATGCCACTGCGTACCGCTTTCGTCATCCGCGTCAGGCGGTCGCCGCTGGCATCGCGATGGTCACCGAAGATCGGAAGGACAACGGTCTGTTGCTGTCCAAATCGATCCAATTCAACACGACTTTGGCATCGCTTCGACATCGCTTTGCAACCACTGGCATGGTCCGCGGCCGAATCGAACGATCCGCCACACAAACACAGTGTGACCAGTTGGATATTCGTTGCCACACGATCGACCAAAGCGTGGGAACGCTTAGCGGCGGCAATCAGCAAAAGGTGGCGATCGCCAAATGGTTGGTCCGCGATGCCGATGTCTTCCTGTTTGATGAACCCACGCGTGGAATCGACGTTGCCGCCCGACGCAGAATCTATCGACTGATCGATACGCTGGCCAAAGACGGCAAAGGTGTCGTGATTGTCAGCAGTGACCTGGAGGAACTTTTGGAAACTTGTGATCGCATCGCCGTCATGTCGGCCGGACGATTGATGGAGACGTTTGAACGTAACGATTGGTCGCACGATCAAATCATGCAAGCCGCGTTTTCCGGATACCGAAACCAGGAGGCCGGGGCATGA
- a CDS encoding enoyl-CoA hydratase/isomerase family protein: protein MGYDNFSTFHTSQDGAVLTVTFDSPPVNVQGIPMLDDLNRLAELLERDRGIKVVVFQSAHPEIWVCHADTHFLKDMSIDAVDRQDVKLLYLQEVLQRISEVPQATIAKIEGFARGGGHEFALACDMRFAARGKATFMQMEVAMGILPCGGGASRMARQVGLGRALEIILSAQDFDADQAEAYGTINKALDPDDIGPYVDALAKRIARFPAESIEACKRAAYASIDLPIQEALKEEAYQLYQATSRTPAIRRFAQADETGVQNSLENQRNWNQIVLAVQEIL, encoded by the coding sequence ATGGGCTACGACAACTTTTCGACCTTCCACACTTCGCAAGACGGGGCCGTTCTAACGGTCACGTTCGACAGCCCACCGGTCAACGTTCAAGGCATACCGATGCTAGACGACTTGAACCGGCTGGCCGAATTGCTTGAACGAGACCGCGGCATCAAAGTCGTTGTATTCCAGTCGGCGCATCCGGAAATCTGGGTCTGCCATGCGGACACCCATTTCTTGAAAGACATGTCCATCGATGCCGTGGATCGCCAGGACGTGAAACTGCTGTACCTGCAAGAGGTTTTGCAACGAATCAGCGAAGTTCCCCAGGCGACCATCGCCAAGATCGAAGGGTTCGCCCGCGGCGGTGGCCATGAGTTTGCGTTGGCATGCGACATGCGATTCGCCGCTCGGGGAAAAGCAACGTTCATGCAAATGGAAGTGGCGATGGGGATTTTGCCGTGCGGTGGTGGTGCGTCGCGAATGGCCCGTCAAGTCGGTTTGGGTCGTGCACTGGAGATCATCTTGAGTGCCCAAGACTTTGATGCCGACCAAGCCGAAGCCTATGGCACCATTAACAAAGCACTCGACCCCGATGACATCGGGCCCTATGTCGACGCCCTCGCCAAACGTATCGCTCGGTTCCCCGCCGAGTCGATCGAAGCGTGCAAGCGAGCGGCCTATGCGTCGATCGATCTGCCCATTCAGGAAGCGTTGAAAGAAGAAGCCTATCAGCTTTACCAGGCGACCAGCCGAACTCCGGCAATCCGCCGTTTCGCGCAAGCAGATGAGACTGGGGTTCAAAACAGTCTGGAGAACCAACGCAATTGGAACCAGATTGTTTTGGCCGTTCAAGAAATCCTGTAA
- a CDS encoding sugar ABC transporter substrate-binding protein, which produces MKRKFGLVVLVVALAGCRPSSTTTSTDADGTGDNGKPRVALIMKSLANEFFSTMADGAQAHQEENADDYALIVNGIKDERDLSRQVALVEEMVSSNVDAIVIAPADSKALVPALRRAQQAGVVVVNIDNRLDADVLKTEGITIPFVGPDNRAGAKKVGQYLANQLNGGDQVLVLEGIRTSFNAQQRREGFQQAMAEAGVEIVDSQSAEWEMSKANTIASSMLSEHPNAKAILAANDSMALGAVAAVRSAGRSDDVMIVGFDNISAVQQAIIDGKILATADQHGDQLAVFGIEAALKMLRDPDTKPEDVETPVDLIHQQTLTP; this is translated from the coding sequence ATGAAACGCAAGTTCGGGCTGGTGGTTTTGGTGGTCGCATTGGCGGGATGCCGACCGAGTAGCACCACGACATCAACAGACGCTGACGGCACCGGCGATAACGGCAAGCCGCGCGTCGCTTTGATCATGAAATCGTTGGCCAACGAGTTCTTTTCCACGATGGCCGACGGCGCACAGGCGCATCAAGAAGAAAACGCCGACGACTACGCGTTGATTGTTAACGGAATCAAAGACGAACGTGACCTTAGCCGCCAAGTCGCCTTGGTCGAAGAAATGGTCAGCAGCAACGTCGACGCGATCGTGATCGCCCCGGCGGATTCCAAAGCACTGGTCCCCGCACTGCGACGTGCCCAACAGGCCGGTGTGGTGGTCGTCAACATCGACAATCGCTTGGACGCGGACGTGTTGAAGACCGAAGGCATCACGATCCCCTTTGTCGGCCCCGATAACCGCGCCGGCGCAAAGAAGGTCGGCCAGTACTTGGCGAACCAGTTAAATGGTGGCGATCAAGTGCTGGTGTTGGAAGGCATCCGAACCTCCTTCAACGCCCAACAACGTCGCGAAGGTTTTCAGCAGGCGATGGCCGAAGCGGGTGTCGAGATCGTGGACAGCCAATCGGCCGAATGGGAAATGAGCAAGGCCAACACGATCGCTTCGTCCATGCTAAGCGAACATCCGAATGCCAAAGCCATCTTGGCCGCCAACGACAGCATGGCGTTGGGGGCCGTCGCCGCGGTCCGCAGTGCGGGGCGATCCGATGACGTGATGATCGTCGGTTTTGACAACATCAGTGCCGTGCAACAAGCGATCATCGATGGAAAGATTTTGGCCACCGCGGACCAGCATGGTGACCAACTGGCCGTCTTTGGGATCGAAGCCGCGCTGAAAATGCTGCGTGATCCCGACACCAAACCGGAAGACGTCGAAACGCCCGTGGATTTGATCCACCAACAAACACTGACGCCGTGA
- a CDS encoding zinc-dependent alcohol dehydrogenase family protein — MKAMIIQSYGEDAVFESADVETPSVKPRHVLVKIAASSVNTVDTMIRKMGKDLPLSPDTPAILGMDFAGTVEAVGDDVDGYQVGDEVYGCAGGLADLPGTLAEYIVADADLIAPKAKNLSMAQAAALPLVAITAYEGLKRAGTGPNQKVLVHGGSGGVGHVAIQLAKHFGADVYSTGGGDKQLALIEKLGATAINYKSESVQQYVEKHTGGDGFDVVFDSVGGANLTKSFEAARLNGQIATTVSMIELDLTPAHFKGLSLHVVFMLIPMLHNYRRSDHAEILADVTRIAEAGDLTPVLDEEKFSLNDAGAAHARLESGKGMGKVVIEN, encoded by the coding sequence ATGAAAGCCATGATCATCCAATCCTATGGTGAAGACGCCGTATTTGAATCCGCCGACGTGGAAACGCCGTCGGTCAAACCCAGACATGTGCTCGTCAAGATCGCCGCGTCCAGTGTCAACACGGTCGACACGATGATCCGAAAAATGGGCAAGGACTTGCCATTGTCGCCCGACACACCGGCGATCCTGGGCATGGACTTTGCCGGAACCGTCGAAGCGGTCGGCGATGACGTCGATGGGTATCAGGTCGGCGACGAAGTCTACGGTTGTGCCGGTGGCTTGGCAGACTTGCCGGGAACCTTGGCCGAATACATCGTCGCTGATGCTGACCTGATTGCCCCGAAGGCGAAGAATCTTTCGATGGCACAAGCCGCCGCATTGCCGTTGGTCGCGATCACGGCGTACGAAGGTCTGAAACGTGCAGGTACAGGTCCGAATCAAAAGGTGTTGGTCCACGGCGGTTCGGGCGGTGTGGGCCACGTCGCCATTCAGTTGGCCAAGCATTTCGGCGCCGACGTGTATTCCACCGGTGGCGGTGACAAACAACTGGCGCTGATCGAAAAGCTGGGTGCAACCGCGATCAATTACAAATCCGAATCAGTCCAACAGTACGTCGAAAAACACACCGGGGGTGACGGCTTTGACGTCGTGTTTGATTCGGTGGGCGGTGCAAACCTGACCAAGTCGTTCGAAGCGGCGCGATTGAACGGTCAGATCGCTACGACGGTTTCGATGATCGAGCTAGACCTGACCCCGGCCCACTTCAAGGGCCTGTCATTGCACGTGGTCTTCATGCTGATCCCGATGCTTCACAACTATCGCCGGTCGGATCACGCAGAGATATTAGCCGACGTCACACGCATCGCCGAAGCAGGCGATCTGACGCCCGTCTTGGATGAAGAAAAGTTCTCGCTGAACGACGCGGGCGCGGCTCATGCACGACTGGAAAGCGGCAAAGGCATGGGCAAGGTCGTGATCGAAAACTGA